The segment ACCAGCCCCCGCGTGCGCCATTTCGTCCAGCTGCTGCGGGCGCATTTCTCCGCTGCGAGCTGGGCCCTGCCCACGGCCACCGGCTGATTCTTTCCCCAGCGGAACGAGCGATGTGCCGCTCGTTCATGAAAACGGACGACCGGCGGCTCATCCGACTCTCCGTACCCACGAGAGGAGAACGTGATGAGCAAGCTTTTCGAAACGCTGGATCTCGGTGACCTGCAGATTCCCAACCGGATCGTGATGGCGCCGATGACCCGGTCGCGGGCGGACGACGACGGCCTGGTCGGTCCGATCACCGCCACCTACTACGCGCAGCGGGCGGGCGCCGGCCTGATCCTGAGCGAGGGCATCTTCCCCACCGCCATGGGCAAGGGCTACGTGCGCACCCCGGGCCTGGTGACCCGGGCACAGACGGAGGCCTGGCGAAGGGTGACCGACGCGGTGCACGAGGCGGGGGGCAGGATTTTCGCCCAGCTGATGCACACCGGCCGCATCTCCGACCCCTCCTTCCTTCCGGGTGGCGCGCTGCCGGTGGCCCCGAGCGCCATCGCCGCGAACGGCAGCACCTATACCGACGCGGGCCTGAAGCCGCTACCCACGCCACGGGCCCTCGAGACGGGGGAGATCCCCGCGGTGATCGACGCCTACCGGCAGGCGACGGAGCGGGCCTTCGAGGCGGGCTTCGACGGCGTCGAGTTCCACGCGGCGTCGGGCTACCTACCCGAGCAATTCCTCTCCTCGGAGACCAACCGCCGCACCGACCGGTACGGCGGCTCGATCGAGAACCGGCTGCGCTTCACCCTCGAGGCGCTCGAGGCGATCGTCTCGGTACGCGGCGGCGGCAGGGTCGGGATCAAGATCGCTCCGGAGCTCGGCTTCAACGACTTGCGGGACGAGACGCCGCTCGAGACCTACGGGCAGCTGGCGGAGTCGATCGCGCCGCTGGGGCTCGCCTACCTCCACGTGACGCCAGGGGCCCGGCCGGAGACCTGGCACGAGCTCCTCCGGCAGCGGTTCGGCGGCGCGTACCTCGCCGGCGGCGGCTTCGACCAGCAGCGGGCGACCGCGCTGCTCGCCGCGGGCGGCGCGGACGGCATCGTCTTCGGCAACGCCTTCATCGCCAACCCCGACCTGCCGGCGCGCTTCCGCCTGGGGGCCCCGCTGGCAGAGGCGGACCGCTCCACGTTCTACTCGCCGGGACCGTCGGGCTACATCGACTACCCGGCGGTCGCGGCGTAGCTCATCGGAGGCGCACCACCAGCTTCGCGCCGGCGTGCTTCGACTCGAGCCGCCGGTGCGCCTCCACGATCGCCGCCGGCGGCATCGTCTCGATCGGCGGCGGGAGCAGGCGCCCCGCCGCCACCTCCGCGGCGAGGTGCGCGAGGCATGCAGGCGTCACCCGGGAGGCGAGGAGGCGCAGCCGTGGTCCCCGGGTGACGAGGGCGCGGAGGTGATGCAGCACCATCGAGGCCGTGGGAGAGAGGGCGACGAAGGTCCCGCGATCCGCGAGCAGGTGGCGGAGCGCGGCGAAGTCCGAGGCGCCTGCAGCCTCGATCACCACGTCGAAGCGTTCCGGCCGGCTCTGCAGCGGCGCCCGCTCGTAGTCGATGAGGCGGGTGAAGCCCGCAGCCCGGAGGCGCTCGACGTGCCTGCCGCTCGTCACCACGGTGACCTCGGCCCCCCGCGACCTGGCGAGCTGCGCTGCCAGAAAACCGACCGATCCCGAGGCGCCGATCACGAGGCATCGCTCGCCCGCGCGGACGGACTCCACCGCGGCGAGGGCGGCGCAGCCCGCGGTGCCGAGCGCCGCCGCCACCTCCGGCGCGAGGCCTGCCTCGTTGCGCGCGAGGTGCGCCGGCGCGACGCGGACGAATTCGCTGCAGCTGCCCTGCGGATCGAGGGGCGGCAGCGATCCGAAGACGGCGTCACCCGGTCGAAAGCCCTCGACCTTCGCGCCCACCTCCGCCACCACGCCGGCGAAGTCGAGGCCGGTGCCCCGGGGCAGCCGCCAGCTGGTGAGCCACGACAGGTAGCCGCCGCGGAGCCTGGCGTCGACCGGGTTGAGCGCCGCTGCCTCCACCGCCACGAGGATCTCGCTGGCCTTCGGCGCTGGACGGGGCCGCTCGCCCCAGCGGATCACCTCGGGCGGACCGAAGCGCTCCACGATCGCCGCCTTCATCGCTCACTCTCCACCACCAGCCGGACCGGCGCGTCGGTATCGAAGCTCGTCTCGTTGCCTGCCACCGCGACGGCGTAGCCGAGGGCCGGATAGAGCCGGATCTCCGAGCGGAAGCCGCCGCCTCCGCCGATGTGCGCGGCGTAGCGCTCGCCGTCGACGGTGCCGAGGTGCCAGCCGAGCCCCATCGGCAGCGGCTTGCCCTTCGCGTCGAGCGCCGGCTGCTGCATCAGCGCCACCGACTCTTCCCGCAGGATCCGCGCGCCCTGGTACGCGCCGCCGCCGAGGTGGGCGCCGAGGAAGCGGGCCATGTCGGGCAGCGTGCCGACGAGCCCGCCGTAGGGCGCACCGTCGACGACGAAGGCCTTCAGGGCGGTGAAGCCGTCGCGGGTCTCGCCGAAGTAGCGCCCGTCGAGGAGGAAGCGGCCCGCGATCCCCATCGCGCTCCATTTGCGGCTGTAGCCCGTGGCGGCGCCGCCGGGGAGGACGAAGCCGGTCGAGTGCATGCCGAGCACGTCGAGGATGTGGTGCTGGACGTATGCCTCGTAGCGCTCCCCGCTCACCCGCTCGATGAGCTGGCCGAGGACGAGGTAGCCGAGGTTCGAGTAGGCGAAGCGCGCGCCCGGCGCGAAGTCGAGCCGATCGTTCTCCCGCAGGAGCCGCTCGGTGAGCTCGTCGAGGGAGGGGCCGGGCAGGTGCGCCTCGTGGATCCAGGCGACCGGCATCGGGTTGGGCAGGCCCGAGGTATGGGAGAGCAGGTGGCGGACGGTGACCGCGCGGCCGTGCGGGTTGCGCACCGAGGCGAAGCCCGGGACGTAACGGACCACCGGCTGATCGAGATCGACGAGGCCCCGCTCGACGAGCTGGAGCACCGCGGTGGCGGTGACGATCTTGGTGGCCGAGAACCAGAGCCAGGTGGTCTCCACGGTCGCCGGCGTGCCCCGGGTGAGGTCCGCGCGTCCCTTCGCCCAGGTGTGGACGGCGCCGCCGGTGTCGACGGTGGCCAGCGCGAAGCCCGGCGCCCTGCCCGCTGCGGCGAGCGCGTCGAGCCGCTCGGGCACGCGGGCCTCGTGGATGCGCTCGAGGCGCGCGGATCCGCAGCCGAAGAGGAGCGAGAGGATGGTGATGGACATGGTCTTCCTCACGGCTCCCCTCCGAGCCAGCCGCGGATCGCAGGGCGGAGGACCGCGGCGGTGGTGCCGCGGAGATCCGCCTCGAAGCCGGCGAGGTGGCCGAGGGTGAGCATCGCGATGCCGTGCGAGAGCGCCCAGAGGCCCCAGGCGATGCGGTCGACGTCGAGGTTCTTCCGCCCCCTCGCAGCGACGGCGGCCTCCACCGTGCTGCGCAGCAGACCTGCGGCGGAGCCCGGCAGCGGCGCCTGCTCGGGCGAGATGCGGCGGGTCTGCAGCCGCTGGAAGAGCACGAGGAAGGGCGCCGATTCCTCGTGGGCAAAGCGGACGTAGGCCTCGCCGATGGCGACGAGGGCCTCCTCGCCTGCAGGGGCTGCCGCTGCTGCTGCCGCCATTCGCTCGTGCAGCGCCGCGTTCGCGGCGTCGGCGAGCGCCTGGAGGATCGCCTCCCTGCTCTCGAAATGTTCGTAGAGCGAGGCGGGGCTGTAGCCCGCGCGCCGCGCCACGCCGCGGAGGGAGAGATCGTCCGGTCCCTTCTCGAGCAGCTCGCGCTCCGCCGCTTCGAGGATCCTCGCCCGCGGGCTGGCGGGCTCCTTCTTCTTTCGCACCATCGGGTGACTCCTCGTCTCGTTGGCCCGAACACTGTTCGGATATCTACCCGAACATCGTTCGGGAGCGCAAGATGCCCGGCCTTCGCCCATCGGGGGTGCGATGGCTTTCACCGCGCCACGCCGTCCATGGAGGAGACTTCACGTCGGCGGAGGGATCGGATGCGAGGAGAAGGCTTTACCTGCGAGCGGATCGAGCGCGTGCGGTCGGTCATGGCCGGCCACGTCGAGCACGGCGAGGTGCCCGGGCTGGTGTGGGCGCTGCACCGGCGGGGCGAGAGCCTGGTCGAGGCGGTCGGGGTGCAGGCCGTCGGCAGCAAGGTCCCGATGCGCGGCGACACGCTCTTCCGGATCACCTCGATGACCAAGCCCGTCGTCGCGGCAGCGGCGCTCGCCCTGGTGGAGGAATGCCGCCTGCGTCTCGACGATCCGGTGGATCGCTTCCTCCCCGAGCTGGCGGACCGGCGGGTGCTCCGGCGCATCGACGGGCCGCTCGACGAGACGGTGCCTGCGGTGCGGCCGATCACGCTGCGGGATCTGCTCACCTTCCGAATGGGCTTCGGCATGAGCATGGAGCCGTCGAGCCACTGGCCGATCGAGCAGGCCGCCAGGGAGCTCGAGCTCTGCATCGGCCCGCCGCTGCCGCGGACGCGCCTCGATGCCGACGAGTGGATCCGCCGGCTGGGGACGCTGCCGCTGATGCACCAGCCCGGCGCGCGCTGGATGTACAACACCGCCTCCGACGTGCTCGGCGTGCTGCTGGCGCGGGCGACCGGCAAACCGCTCGAGCGCGTCCTGCAGGAGCGGATCTTCGAGCCGCTGGGGATGCGCGACACCGGATTCCACGTGCCCAACGAGAAGCTCGGACGCTTCGCCTCCGCCTACGAGCCCAACGGTACCGGCGGGATCCGGCTCCACGACGGCGCCGAGGAGAGCCCGTGGAGCAGGCCGCCCGCCTTCGCCGCCGGGCGAGACGGGCTGGTCTCCACCGCGAACGACTACCTCGCCTTCGCCAGGATGCTCCTCGACAAGGGGCGGTACGACGGCAGGCAGCTGCTCTCGCGACGCACGGTGGAGGTGATGGTCACCGACCAGATCACCCCGGCGCAGAAGGCACGCTCACCCTTCGATCCGGGCTTCTGGGATCGGAACGGGTGGGGGTTCGGTGTCTCGGTGATCACGCGGCGGGACGGCATCGCCGCCACGCCCGGGCGCTTCGGCTGGTACGGCGGCTACGGCACCTCGTGGTTCTCCGATCCACAGGAGGGCCTCGCCGGCGTGCTGATGACGCAGCGGATGCTGCCACCCGAGATCTTCGAGGACTTCGAGGTCTCGGCCTACCAGGCGCTCACGGATTGAAGGGAGGAAGGGATGACGACGTTCGAAAAGCTTCGCTTCGAGGGGCGGGGCGATCGCGAGGTGGTGATGACGCGCCGTTTC is part of the Vulgatibacter sp. genome and harbors:
- a CDS encoding serine hydrolase domain-containing protein gives rise to the protein MRGEGFTCERIERVRSVMAGHVEHGEVPGLVWALHRRGESLVEAVGVQAVGSKVPMRGDTLFRITSMTKPVVAAAALALVEECRLRLDDPVDRFLPELADRRVLRRIDGPLDETVPAVRPITLRDLLTFRMGFGMSMEPSSHWPIEQAARELELCIGPPLPRTRLDADEWIRRLGTLPLMHQPGARWMYNTASDVLGVLLARATGKPLERVLQERIFEPLGMRDTGFHVPNEKLGRFASAYEPNGTGGIRLHDGAEESPWSRPPAFAAGRDGLVSTANDYLAFARMLLDKGRYDGRQLLSRRTVEVMVTDQITPAQKARSPFDPGFWDRNGWGFGVSVITRRDGIAATPGRFGWYGGYGTSWFSDPQEGLAGVLMTQRMLPPEIFEDFEVSAYQALTD
- a CDS encoding TetR/AcrR family transcriptional regulator, whose protein sequence is MVRKKKEPASPRARILEAAERELLEKGPDDLSLRGVARRAGYSPASLYEHFESREAILQALADAANAALHERMAAAAAAAPAGEEALVAIGEAYVRFAHEESAPFLVLFQRLQTRRISPEQAPLPGSAAGLLRSTVEAAVAARGRKNLDVDRIAWGLWALSHGIAMLTLGHLAGFEADLRGTTAAVLRPAIRGWLGGEP
- a CDS encoding serine hydrolase domain-containing protein, with amino-acid sequence MRKTMSITILSLLFGCGSARLERIHEARVPERLDALAAAGRAPGFALATVDTGGAVHTWAKGRADLTRGTPATVETTWLWFSATKIVTATAVLQLVERGLVDLDQPVVRYVPGFASVRNPHGRAVTVRHLLSHTSGLPNPMPVAWIHEAHLPGPSLDELTERLLRENDRLDFAPGARFAYSNLGYLVLGQLIERVSGERYEAYVQHHILDVLGMHSTGFVLPGGAATGYSRKWSAMGIAGRFLLDGRYFGETRDGFTALKAFVVDGAPYGGLVGTLPDMARFLGAHLGGGAYQGARILREESVALMQQPALDAKGKPLPMGLGWHLGTVDGERYAAHIGGGGGFRSEIRLYPALGYAVAVAGNETSFDTDAPVRLVVESER
- a CDS encoding alkene reductase — protein: MSKLFETLDLGDLQIPNRIVMAPMTRSRADDDGLVGPITATYYAQRAGAGLILSEGIFPTAMGKGYVRTPGLVTRAQTEAWRRVTDAVHEAGGRIFAQLMHTGRISDPSFLPGGALPVAPSAIAANGSTYTDAGLKPLPTPRALETGEIPAVIDAYRQATERAFEAGFDGVEFHAASGYLPEQFLSSETNRRTDRYGGSIENRLRFTLEALEAIVSVRGGGRVGIKIAPELGFNDLRDETPLETYGQLAESIAPLGLAYLHVTPGARPETWHELLRQRFGGAYLAGGGFDQQRATALLAAGGADGIVFGNAFIANPDLPARFRLGAPLAEADRSTFYSPGPSGYIDYPAVAA
- a CDS encoding NAD(P)-dependent alcohol dehydrogenase, with product MKAAIVERFGPPEVIRWGERPRPAPKASEILVAVEAAALNPVDARLRGGYLSWLTSWRLPRGTGLDFAGVVAEVGAKVEGFRPGDAVFGSLPPLDPQGSCSEFVRVAPAHLARNEAGLAPEVAAALGTAGCAALAAVESVRAGERCLVIGASGSVGFLAAQLARSRGAEVTVVTSGRHVERLRAAGFTRLIDYERAPLQSRPERFDVVIEAAGASDFAALRHLLADRGTFVALSPTASMVLHHLRALVTRGPRLRLLASRVTPACLAHLAAEVAAGRLLPPPIETMPPAAIVEAHRRLESKHAGAKLVVRLR